A window of Chlorobium phaeobacteroides DSM 266 genomic DNA:
GCGGAATTTTTTCGATCAGTTTCTTTTCCTCAACGGAGTGTTCGTCACGCTGCAAATCTGCGTTACTGGTAATTGTTCCGGGAGCGATAGCATTGACAAGCACTTGCGGTGCAAATTCCCTGGCAAAAATTTTAACCAGATGCTGGATACCAGCCTTTGAAACCGTGTAAGGCGCAAAGTGTCTCCACACAAGATCAGCCGACACATCGGTCATGGTAATGATTCTCGACACAAAAGACTGATTTCGCATGATCTTGACGGCCTCCTGCATCGTAAAAAAAGTGCCTTTCAGATTGGTATCGACAAGATTGTCCCACTCGGTCTCACTCACATCAGGCAGGCCGGTCCTGTAAAAATTCGAAGCGCTTGCCAAAAGAAGGTCAAGACGACTGAATTTCTCAAGAAAAGCGTTAAAAGCCTGTTGTATCTCTTTCGGTTTTGCAATATCGCACCGGATCATATCCGACTCAGGACTTATCCTTCGAATTTTTTCCAACGTTTTTTCCGCTTTAAGGCGGGAGGCATTCCAGGTAAAGAAAACCGAATAACCCTGTCTTGCGATTGACAGGGCAAGTTCGCTGCCAAGGCCTCCTGTCGC
This region includes:
- a CDS encoding SDR family NAD(P)-dependent oxidoreductase, which translates into the protein MTVSGNKVCFMTGATGGLGSELALSIARQGYSVFFTWNASRLKAEKTLEKIRRISPESDMIRCDIAKPKEIQQAFNAFLEKFSRLDLLLASASNFYRTGLPDVSETEWDNLVDTNLKGTFFTMQEAVKIMRNQSFVSRIITMTDVSADLVWRHFAPYTVSKAGIQHLVKIFAREFAPQVLVNAIAPGTITSNADLQRDEHSVEEKKLIEKIPLQRLGNPLDISRAVLFLLESDYITGQIISIDGGRVLG